In a genomic window of Thermosynechococcus sp. CL-1:
- a CDS encoding amylo-alpha-1,6-glucosidase, producing MESDVVSLYGRDYIPIVAPPLPATKIRTHPKTVPVLKDNDVLLICDELGNICNDEQQTAITGLFCQDTRFLSQAELRVGGDRPILLSFHCTGSHALKVVCTNSKQPSLPAEALAIERFLVVRGALFETILITNHQAQPASVEISLTFAADFQDLFEIRQYGGGRPQRGKTLQPVSCELRHTKGRADLCFAYQGLDGALMETQVQFLGTPPDRLDDTTATWHLKLEPQGYHSIHYCVRPFTNGAPTAHVPVPSSLAAADRAAQQERQQWWSDCTEIVTSNPQWNRILRRGMADLYMLLQSFGHGKVLTAGIPWFATLFGRDSIISAIQTLILNPAIARDTLRTLAHYQGKQVCPERDEQPGKILHELRFGEMARNREIPHTPYYGTVDATPLWLMLYADYYAWTGDRTTVEALWPHALAAMNWVDQQMAATGYLTYDRQAAKGIDNQGWKDSGNCIVNRRGQLAHSPIALCEVQGYVYAAKTRLSALARDFGYGEWGDRWQNEAAALKDRFNRDFWLESEGFYALALDGDGQPVDSLTSNAGQCLMTGICDPEKAQRIGQRLRLPDLFNGWGIRTLSSTSPAYNPIGYHLGSVWPHDTGLIALGLRAIGDSDFALTLVDTLFDMACRQPDLRPPELFCGFDRQTYPQPVQYPVACSPQAWATGSLFQFIQIMAWPLVDVPQGKFLVHQPLLPNSIEELHLRNLRVGDSRFHLRLWRTGEKGCDWEVHSA from the coding sequence ATGGAGAGCGATGTTGTTTCCCTGTATGGGCGCGATTATATCCCCATTGTCGCCCCGCCCCTGCCGGCTACTAAAATTCGAACTCACCCGAAAACTGTTCCTGTCCTTAAGGACAACGATGTGCTGCTCATTTGTGATGAATTGGGCAATATCTGCAATGATGAGCAGCAAACGGCTATTACAGGTTTATTTTGTCAGGATACCCGCTTCCTCAGTCAAGCGGAGTTGCGCGTGGGGGGCGATCGCCCGATTCTGCTGAGTTTTCATTGTACGGGTAGCCATGCGCTCAAGGTGGTGTGCACTAATTCCAAGCAACCTTCTCTGCCCGCGGAGGCCTTAGCAATTGAACGATTCCTAGTGGTGCGGGGTGCCCTCTTTGAAACGATTCTCATCACCAATCATCAGGCGCAGCCGGCCAGCGTGGAGATTAGTTTAACCTTTGCGGCAGACTTTCAAGATTTATTTGAAATTCGCCAATACGGCGGTGGTCGCCCACAGCGGGGAAAAACGCTGCAACCCGTCAGTTGTGAATTGCGCCACACCAAAGGACGCGCCGATCTCTGCTTTGCCTACCAAGGCCTTGATGGTGCCCTCATGGAGACCCAAGTGCAGTTCTTGGGCACCCCCCCCGACCGTCTTGATGACACCACCGCCACATGGCACCTCAAGCTAGAACCCCAAGGCTACCACAGCATTCACTATTGCGTCCGTCCCTTTACCAATGGGGCACCCACCGCCCATGTCCCTGTGCCTTCATCCCTAGCGGCTGCCGATCGAGCGGCGCAACAGGAACGGCAACAATGGTGGTCAGACTGCACGGAAATTGTCACCTCAAATCCGCAGTGGAATCGCATCCTACGGCGGGGGATGGCGGATCTCTATATGCTCTTGCAGTCCTTTGGCCATGGCAAGGTTTTGACTGCGGGGATTCCTTGGTTTGCGACGCTCTTTGGCCGTGACTCGATCATCTCGGCGATACAGACGCTGATCCTCAATCCAGCGATCGCCCGTGATACCCTGCGTACCCTTGCCCATTACCAAGGGAAACAGGTCTGTCCTGAGCGCGATGAGCAGCCGGGGAAAATTCTCCATGAACTGCGCTTTGGCGAGATGGCGCGCAACCGCGAGATTCCCCATACCCCCTACTATGGTACGGTGGATGCCACCCCCCTGTGGCTGATGCTCTATGCCGACTACTACGCATGGACGGGCGATCGCACCACGGTCGAGGCGCTCTGGCCCCATGCCCTTGCGGCAATGAACTGGGTGGATCAACAAATGGCCGCCACGGGCTACCTCACCTACGATCGCCAAGCAGCCAAGGGCATTGACAACCAAGGCTGGAAAGATTCTGGCAATTGTATCGTCAACCGTCGCGGTCAACTGGCTCACAGTCCCATTGCCCTCTGTGAAGTCCAAGGCTACGTCTATGCCGCCAAAACCCGTCTGAGTGCCCTTGCTCGAGACTTTGGCTATGGCGAGTGGGGCGATCGCTGGCAAAACGAAGCCGCTGCCCTCAAAGACCGCTTCAACCGTGACTTTTGGCTGGAATCAGAGGGTTTTTATGCCCTTGCCCTCGATGGCGACGGTCAGCCGGTGGATAGCCTCACCTCTAATGCGGGGCAGTGCTTGATGACGGGCATTTGCGACCCCGAGAAAGCGCAGCGGATAGGGCAACGCCTGCGGCTGCCGGATCTATTCAATGGTTGGGGCATTCGCACCCTCAGCAGCACCTCCCCTGCCTACAATCCCATTGGCTATCACTTGGGGTCGGTCTGGCCCCACGATACGGGTCTGATTGCCTTGGGGCTGCGCGCCATTGGTGATAGTGACTTTGCCCTGACCTTAGTGGATACCCTTTTTGATATGGCCTGTCGGCAGCCAGATTTGCGCCCACCAGAACTTTTCTGTGGCTTCGATCGCCAGACCTATCCCCAACCGGTGCAATATCCCGTAGCCTGCTCTCCCCAAGCTTGGGCAACGGGCAGTCTGTTTCAATTCATTCAGATCATGGCTTGGCCGCTGGTGGATGTGCCCCAAGGCAAGTTTTTGGTGCATCAGCCCCTGTTGCCCAACAGTATCGAGGAACTCCACCTCCGTAATTTGCGGGTTGGTGACAGTCGCTTTCATCTGCGGCTCTGGCGCACCGGCGAGAAGGGCTGTGACTGGGAAGTGCACTCAGCGTAA
- a CDS encoding 5-(carboxyamino)imidazole ribonucleotide synthase: MLGLAAKEMGLSLWVQTPAATDPAVAVAEGVCYGAIADVATTAHLAKQVDVMTFENEFVDLEGLQRLEQQGVCFYPRLASLAPLLDKYQQRHFLQQLGIPVPAFGYLGDRPPTLPCVIKTCRHGYDGQGTFVISDEQAWQQFQQRWPEIPPQGFLVEAFVPYVKELAIMAARSPQGEIALYPVVETQQVAAICRWVIAPAPVDPQVSEQIQQIARQILTALDAVGIFGIEFFLTATGEVLVNEIAPRTHNSGHYTIDACITSQFQQHLRAISGQSLGSPAMQVPAAVMVNLLGLAEPQVDYGAKCQALAALPHANLHWYGKSQTYAGRKLGHLTVLLAEPAAALPMIQHIEALWYSTPVAV; the protein is encoded by the coding sequence ATGTTGGGGCTGGCGGCCAAGGAAATGGGACTCTCGCTGTGGGTACAAACGCCTGCGGCAACGGATCCAGCCGTCGCGGTTGCTGAGGGGGTCTGCTATGGGGCGATTGCCGATGTGGCAACGACAGCACACCTAGCTAAGCAGGTTGATGTGATGACCTTTGAGAATGAGTTTGTCGATCTCGAGGGGTTGCAGCGCCTTGAACAGCAGGGGGTTTGTTTTTATCCCCGCCTTGCTTCCCTAGCCCCCCTTTTGGACAAGTACCAGCAGCGCCACTTTTTGCAACAACTGGGGATTCCTGTACCGGCCTTTGGCTATTTGGGCGATCGCCCCCCCACCTTGCCCTGTGTGATTAAGACCTGTCGCCACGGCTATGACGGCCAAGGAACATTTGTCATCTCCGATGAGCAGGCATGGCAGCAGTTTCAGCAGCGTTGGCCAGAAATTCCGCCCCAAGGGTTTTTGGTGGAAGCCTTTGTGCCCTATGTCAAAGAACTGGCGATCATGGCGGCGCGATCGCCCCAAGGGGAGATTGCCCTTTATCCCGTGGTGGAGACGCAGCAGGTGGCTGCCATCTGTCGCTGGGTGATTGCCCCTGCCCCGGTTGACCCCCAAGTGAGTGAGCAAATTCAGCAGATTGCCCGCCAAATCCTAACGGCACTTGATGCTGTGGGTATTTTTGGCATTGAGTTTTTCCTCACAGCCACGGGTGAGGTACTCGTGAATGAAATTGCGCCCCGCACCCACAATTCTGGGCATTACACCATTGATGCCTGCATCACGAGTCAATTTCAGCAGCACTTGCGCGCCATTAGTGGCCAGTCCTTGGGCAGTCCCGCCATGCAGGTACCGGCAGCGGTGATGGTAAATCTCTTGGGCTTAGCCGAACCGCAGGTTGACTATGGGGCAAAATGTCAGGCCTTGGCGGCTCTCCCCCACGCGAACCTTCACTGGTATGGTAAAAGTCAAACCTACGCGGGCCGCAAGTTGGGTCATCTTACAGTGCTGTTGGCAGAACCAGCGGCAGCCCTACCCATGATCCAGCACATTGAAGCCCTCTGGTATAGTACGCCTGTTGCTGTGTGA
- a CDS encoding bifunctional acetate--CoA ligase family protein/GNAT family N-acetyltransferase translates to MTRTTAYDIWRAGHQPLRPLFAPKSVAVIGASEKEGSVGRTLLWNLIQTPFGGTVFPVNPRRSSVLGIKAYASVTAIPEAVDLAVIATPAATVPAVVAECAAAGVKGAIIVSAGFREVGAAGLALEEEILAIARQARMRIIGPNCLGVMCPPTGLNATFAATMARSGHVGFLSQSGALCTSILDWSLQENVGFSAFVSIGTMLDVGWGDLIYYLGDDPQTRCIVIYMESLGDARSFLSAAREVAYVKPIIVIKAGRTAAAAQAAASHTGALMGSDAVVDAALERCGVLRVETIEDLFDMAEVLDKQSRPKGPHLTILTNAGGPGVLATDALIRAGGKLSPLSGDTLQALNQVLPPAWSHGNPVDILGDATADRYLKALQHCETDANSDGLLVVLTPQAMTDPLAIAQDLATYAKNRPSGAKPILASWMGGTTVKGGEAILNQAGIPTYAYADTAARIFSYMWRYSDHLQALYQTPSLPLTTTPPDRDAVSQLFEHVRSEGRTLLTEWEAKAVLAAYGLPVVETCIARSEAEAVAAADRLGYPVVLKLYSPTITHKTDVGGVALNLPDAAAVITAYQQIEKNVTTAAGAGHFAGVTVQPMIPWKGFELILGSSTDAQFGPVILFGTGGQLVEVLEDTAIALPPLNTTLARRLIQQTKISRAFAGVRGWPAVNLALLEDLLVRFSLLVVEQPWIKEIDINPLLVAPPDRLMALDARILLHKEESTFVKPAIRPYPTQYVSPWQLRDGTPVLIRPIRPEDEPLMRQYHATLSEQSVYLRYFHLMKLSQRVAHDRLVRICFVDYDREMALVVEHQGASEPQIIGAARLSKDHFSNTAEFSMLISDRWQRQGLGTELLRRLIQIGRDEGLSAIHAYVLKDNEGMIRICRKLNFEFAAGDDPSVWLVQLAL, encoded by the coding sequence ATGACACGAACCACCGCCTACGATATTTGGCGCGCCGGTCATCAGCCCCTGCGTCCCCTCTTTGCCCCCAAAAGTGTTGCTGTCATCGGTGCCAGTGAAAAAGAAGGCAGTGTTGGCCGCACCCTTCTCTGGAATCTGATTCAAACCCCCTTTGGCGGAACGGTTTTTCCCGTCAACCCGCGCCGCAGTTCGGTGTTGGGCATCAAGGCCTATGCCAGTGTGACCGCGATTCCCGAAGCGGTTGATCTCGCAGTCATTGCCACCCCTGCGGCTACAGTACCAGCGGTGGTTGCCGAGTGTGCAGCAGCGGGTGTGAAGGGGGCAATTATTGTCTCGGCGGGATTTCGGGAAGTGGGGGCGGCGGGTCTTGCCCTCGAAGAAGAGATTTTAGCCATCGCCCGTCAGGCGCGGATGCGCATTATTGGTCCCAATTGTCTGGGGGTAATGTGTCCGCCCACGGGGCTGAATGCTACCTTTGCCGCGACAATGGCGCGATCGGGTCATGTCGGCTTTCTCAGTCAAAGTGGCGCCCTGTGCACCTCAATTTTGGACTGGAGTTTGCAGGAAAATGTCGGCTTTAGTGCCTTTGTGTCCATTGGCACGATGCTGGATGTGGGCTGGGGCGACCTCATTTACTACCTAGGCGATGATCCGCAAACCCGCTGCATTGTTATTTACATGGAATCTCTGGGGGATGCGCGATCGTTCCTCTCCGCCGCGCGGGAAGTGGCCTATGTCAAGCCGATTATTGTCATCAAAGCAGGACGCACTGCCGCCGCCGCTCAGGCCGCCGCTTCCCATACCGGGGCATTGATGGGATCCGATGCAGTGGTGGATGCGGCCCTAGAACGCTGTGGGGTGCTGCGGGTGGAAACCATTGAAGATTTGTTTGACATGGCCGAAGTCTTGGACAAGCAATCGCGCCCCAAAGGCCCCCATCTGACGATTCTCACCAATGCCGGTGGACCTGGGGTCTTGGCCACTGATGCCCTGATTCGGGCGGGTGGTAAACTCAGTCCCCTCTCTGGGGATACCCTACAGGCACTGAATCAAGTGCTCCCCCCCGCTTGGAGTCACGGTAACCCCGTGGATATTTTGGGGGATGCCACTGCTGATCGCTACCTCAAGGCACTGCAACACTGTGAAACCGATGCCAACAGTGATGGCCTACTGGTGGTGCTGACGCCCCAAGCTATGACGGATCCGCTGGCGATCGCCCAAGATCTCGCTACCTATGCCAAAAACCGTCCCAGTGGTGCCAAGCCGATTCTGGCCAGTTGGATGGGGGGCACAACGGTCAAAGGGGGAGAAGCGATTCTCAATCAGGCGGGCATTCCCACCTATGCCTATGCCGATACCGCTGCCCGCATCTTTAGTTATATGTGGCGCTATAGCGATCACTTGCAGGCGCTTTACCAAACCCCCTCGCTGCCCCTAACCACCACCCCCCCGGATCGGGATGCTGTCAGTCAACTCTTTGAGCACGTGCGCAGTGAGGGGCGCACCCTATTGACGGAGTGGGAAGCCAAGGCGGTTCTTGCTGCCTACGGCCTACCGGTGGTGGAAACCTGTATTGCCCGCAGTGAAGCAGAGGCAGTGGCTGCTGCCGATCGCCTAGGGTATCCCGTAGTTCTCAAGCTCTATTCGCCCACAATTACCCACAAAACCGATGTCGGGGGTGTTGCCCTCAATCTTCCCGATGCCGCTGCGGTCATTACCGCCTACCAACAGATTGAGAAAAATGTCACCACTGCTGCTGGCGCGGGTCATTTTGCTGGTGTCACCGTGCAGCCGATGATCCCATGGAAGGGGTTTGAACTCATTTTGGGCAGTTCCACCGATGCTCAGTTTGGGCCGGTGATTCTCTTTGGTACGGGGGGACAGTTGGTGGAAGTCCTCGAAGACACCGCGATCGCCCTTCCCCCCCTGAACACCACCTTGGCACGCCGTCTGATTCAGCAAACGAAAATCTCCCGTGCCTTTGCCGGCGTGCGGGGCTGGCCAGCCGTCAACCTTGCCCTATTAGAAGATCTGCTGGTGCGCTTTAGCCTGCTGGTGGTGGAGCAGCCGTGGATTAAGGAAATTGACATCAATCCCCTGCTGGTGGCACCCCCGGATCGCCTGATGGCCTTGGATGCCCGCATTCTGCTCCACAAAGAGGAAAGCACCTTTGTCAAGCCTGCGATTCGTCCCTATCCCACCCAATACGTGAGTCCTTGGCAGTTGCGCGATGGTACCCCAGTGCTGATTCGACCGATTCGGCCAGAGGATGAACCCCTAATGCGGCAGTACCATGCGACCCTCTCGGAGCAGAGTGTCTATTTGCGCTATTTCCACCTGATGAAGTTGTCGCAGCGGGTTGCCCACGATCGCCTAGTGCGCATCTGTTTTGTGGACTACGATCGCGAGATGGCTCTGGTGGTGGAGCATCAAGGCGCCAGTGAACCGCAAATTATTGGTGCGGCTCGCCTCAGTAAGGATCACTTTAGCAATACAGCCGAGTTTTCGATGTTGATTAGCGATCGCTGGCAGCGGCAAGGCCTTGGTACTGAATTACTACGCCGCTTGATTCAAATTGGCCGCGATGAGGGTCTCAGTGCCATCCACGCCTATGTTCTCAAGGATAACGAGGGAATGATTCGTATTTGCCGCAAATTGAACTTTGAGTTTGCTGCGGGTGACGACCCCAGTGTTTGGTTGGTGCAGCTTGCCCTCTAG
- a CDS encoding single-stranded DNA-binding protein, whose translation MGLNVVHLVGRVGSDPDVRYFESGSVKCRLTLAVNRPTKDDQPDWFNLEIWGKTAQVAADYVRKGTLLGIKGSLKFDRWQDRNTGAERSSPVILVERMDILSSKRDTDPSAVPAGYVPEM comes from the coding sequence ATGGGTCTAAACGTGGTTCATCTAGTGGGTCGTGTTGGCAGTGATCCCGACGTTCGCTATTTTGAGTCGGGGAGTGTGAAGTGTCGGCTGACATTGGCGGTGAATCGCCCCACCAAGGACGATCAACCCGATTGGTTTAACTTGGAAATTTGGGGAAAAACCGCTCAGGTGGCTGCTGATTATGTGCGCAAAGGAACGCTGTTGGGTATCAAGGGCAGTCTCAAGTTCGATCGCTGGCAAGACCGCAACACGGGGGCTGAGCGCTCCTCGCCGGTCATTTTAGTTGAGCGTATGGATATTCTCAGTTCCAAGCGGGATACGGATCCGAGTGCCGTGCCAGCGGGCTATGTGCCAGAAATGTAG
- a CDS encoding ATP-binding cassette domain-containing protein — protein sequence MRSPPPKTVVDLPTVTLTLESQGKMLTYSLTQPEHRLGRDYQWADLVVPDEPLWSVISSRHAVFQQQGATYYLWDGDGHQRRSTNGTFYNRRRIGIEEGFALGETLRLEIGQDPKNKVQLLVQIQFSGTASAPPLPQQRRLVLKTLKEWPLTLGREASNSYQHWQLDAPTVSLRHASIDRTSAGLYVLRDLGSSNGTYVNAKLLKDPYTLRNGDQIRIGPFVLLYRHETLEITDQGSHIRIDAWGLERRVKTPAGDRSLLQEVSFVAEPTQLVGIVGGSGTGKSTLLKVLMGLAPLQAGQVLLNGLDLHRNLATYRHQIGYVPQDDIVHARLTVAEVLNYAAQLRLPADTDAQNRKAAIQRVLEQVQLTGTEDQLVASLSGGQRKRVSIAVELLANPKLFFLDEPTSGLDPGLDFLLMQLLRQLADEERTIVLVTHATSHVHLCDRLLVLGSGGRLCYFGPGDQARQFFSPDRPLNSVAEIYALLTPENSAEWSQKFRQSTDYQRYLASHLSMGHHYESTSVLGGENRASAESPPQQPAPPHLYQWRVLCQRQWQLLWRDRLSLVLNLISVPIALLLTRFAIDRSPFVPQDPPGLLQAAQTLRILFVFTCACLWVGLSGWAQALITEVAIYRRERLANLSLWAYMAAKLTLGKGMALVQTLLITLVALLAFGLPQGALLPWPVGFGITTFLTLVASLCLGLLISAAVSNSDQASKILPPLLLPQIIFAGVLFKLTGIARALSWLTIGRWTMGAYGALIDVNGMVPPPLDFGLFEPPPQPFDPTPVYAPTWGNLLLNWGLLILHSLIYTGVATYLQWRKAPP from the coding sequence ATGCGATCGCCCCCCCCAAAAACGGTTGTTGATCTCCCCACCGTCACCCTCACCCTCGAAAGTCAGGGGAAAATGTTGACCTATTCCCTGACCCAACCGGAGCATCGCCTCGGACGCGATTACCAATGGGCGGATTTAGTAGTGCCCGATGAGCCACTGTGGTCAGTGATTTCCAGCCGCCATGCCGTTTTTCAGCAACAGGGGGCAACCTACTACCTCTGGGATGGCGATGGCCATCAACGCCGCAGTACCAATGGCACCTTCTACAACCGACGCCGCATCGGCATTGAAGAGGGCTTTGCCCTTGGGGAAACCCTACGCTTAGAAATTGGCCAAGACCCGAAAAACAAAGTGCAATTGCTGGTGCAGATCCAGTTTTCAGGCACGGCCAGTGCACCGCCTTTGCCGCAGCAGCGCCGCCTTGTCCTCAAAACCCTCAAAGAATGGCCGCTGACTTTAGGGCGCGAAGCCAGCAACAGCTATCAGCATTGGCAACTGGATGCCCCCACGGTGTCTTTGCGCCACGCCAGTATTGATCGCACCAGTGCCGGCCTCTACGTCCTACGGGATTTGGGCAGCAGCAACGGCACCTATGTCAACGCCAAACTCCTCAAAGACCCCTACACGCTGCGCAACGGGGATCAGATTCGCATTGGGCCTTTTGTCCTGCTCTACCGCCACGAGACCCTAGAGATTACGGATCAGGGCAGTCACATTCGCATTGATGCTTGGGGATTGGAACGACGGGTGAAAACCCCAGCGGGCGATCGCTCCCTCTTGCAAGAGGTCTCCTTTGTGGCGGAGCCGACGCAGCTTGTGGGTATTGTCGGTGGCAGTGGTACGGGGAAATCCACCCTCTTGAAAGTGTTGATGGGGCTGGCTCCCCTTCAGGCAGGACAGGTGCTACTCAATGGTCTCGATCTGCATCGCAATCTTGCCACCTACCGTCACCAAATTGGTTATGTACCCCAAGATGATATTGTCCACGCCCGCCTCACGGTGGCCGAAGTCCTGAACTATGCGGCGCAACTGCGCTTACCAGCGGATACCGATGCCCAAAACCGCAAAGCCGCCATTCAGCGAGTTCTTGAACAAGTGCAGTTAACGGGAACTGAAGATCAACTGGTGGCAAGTCTCAGTGGCGGTCAGCGCAAGCGGGTGAGTATTGCCGTTGAGCTATTGGCCAACCCCAAGCTCTTTTTCCTTGACGAACCCACCTCGGGTCTGGATCCGGGGCTAGACTTTTTGTTGATGCAGTTGCTGCGGCAATTGGCAGATGAAGAACGCACGATTGTCTTGGTGACCCATGCTACGAGTCATGTGCATTTGTGCGATCGCCTGCTGGTTCTAGGCTCTGGTGGGCGTCTTTGCTATTTTGGCCCCGGCGATCAGGCTCGGCAATTCTTTAGTCCTGATCGCCCCCTGAATTCCGTGGCTGAAATCTATGCCCTCTTGACTCCCGAAAATAGTGCTGAATGGAGTCAAAAATTTCGCCAATCCACGGACTATCAACGCTACCTTGCCAGCCACCTCAGCATGGGGCACCACTATGAGAGCACCAGTGTTTTGGGGGGCGAAAACCGTGCCAGTGCCGAATCCCCTCCCCAACAGCCAGCACCCCCTCACCTCTATCAATGGCGGGTGTTGTGTCAACGCCAGTGGCAACTCCTGTGGCGCGATCGCCTCAGCCTTGTCTTGAATCTGATCAGCGTCCCCATTGCCCTGCTGCTCACCCGCTTTGCTATTGATCGCTCCCCCTTTGTCCCCCAAGATCCCCCCGGCCTGCTGCAAGCGGCTCAAACCCTGCGCATTCTCTTTGTCTTTACCTGTGCCTGTCTTTGGGTGGGACTCTCCGGCTGGGCGCAAGCCTTGATTACAGAGGTGGCCATCTACCGCCGCGAACGTCTTGCCAATCTCAGTCTCTGGGCTTACATGGCAGCTAAACTCACCCTTGGTAAGGGGATGGCTTTGGTACAAACACTGCTCATTACCCTTGTGGCACTGTTGGCCTTTGGTCTGCCGCAGGGTGCCCTCCTCCCTTGGCCGGTGGGGTTTGGCATCACCACCTTCCTGACGCTGGTGGCCAGTCTCTGTCTGGGACTTTTGATCTCCGCTGCCGTGAGTAATAGCGATCAAGCGAGCAAGATTTTACCGCCATTGCTCCTGCCGCAAATTATCTTTGCCGGTGTCCTCTTTAAGCTCACGGGAATTGCAAGGGCACTCTCTTGGCTGACGATTGGCCGTTGGACAATGGGTGCCTATGGTGCCTTGATTGACGTGAATGGCATGGTACCGCCGCCCCTTGATTTTGGCCTGTTTGAACCACCGCCTCAGCCCTTTGATCCGACACCTGTCTATGCTCCCACTTGGGGTAATCTGCTGCTAAATTGGGGACTGCTGATCCTCCACAGCCTCATTTACACGGGCGTGGCCACCTATTTGCAATGGCGCAAAGCGCCACCTTAA
- a CDS encoding DUF2103 domain-containing protein, with product MAAGTGRVVLNHSTHIEGLIPVLEKLAKVAGISTLTPGVIAPVKGKSPHLHLRVSVPIKGGFKVIARRGKTVQEVFVITQLSEAELKAAIDAVLASK from the coding sequence ATGGCAGCAGGAACGGGTCGGGTTGTCCTGAATCACTCTACCCATATTGAAGGCTTGATTCCCGTCTTGGAAAAATTGGCCAAAGTGGCGGGGATTAGTACCCTCACGCCCGGTGTCATTGCCCCTGTCAAAGGGAAATCCCCCCATCTACACCTACGGGTTTCGGTGCCCATCAAAGGTGGGTTTAAGGTGATTGCGCGGCGAGGCAAAACGGTGCAGGAGGTGTTTGTCATTACCCAACTGAGTGAAGCAGAACTCAAGGCTGCTATTGATGCCGTGCTGGCTTCCAAATGA
- a CDS encoding efflux RND transporter periplasmic adaptor subunit — MGQAVNITVAGLPNRVFRSRIELIDSVVDPATQRVAVRASLANSSQELKPGSFATVQIFDDRQTRNAVMIPQSAIVEPVDQPPLVFVQNGTAFEAVEVTLGQRVGDQVEVISGLYGGDRIVTQGTMQLYAQSLRGDTSTATSDTKPETDSPPWIWLGAAVGAIALFGAGLGWQAYRTQRLNSAAHTEPSQSSTPTKVNP, encoded by the coding sequence GTGGGTCAAGCTGTAAATATCACTGTTGCAGGACTTCCCAATCGTGTTTTCCGCAGTCGTATTGAACTCATTGATAGTGTCGTTGATCCCGCCACGCAGCGAGTTGCGGTACGCGCCAGCTTGGCTAATTCCAGCCAAGAACTCAAACCTGGTAGCTTTGCGACTGTCCAAATTTTTGACGATCGCCAAACTCGCAATGCCGTGATGATTCCCCAGTCCGCGATCGTTGAGCCAGTCGATCAGCCCCCCCTTGTGTTTGTGCAGAATGGTACTGCCTTTGAAGCTGTCGAAGTGACCCTTGGCCAGCGAGTTGGCGATCAGGTAGAAGTAATTAGCGGTCTTTATGGGGGCGATCGTATTGTTACCCAAGGTACGATGCAACTCTATGCCCAATCTCTGCGGGGGGATACCTCAACCGCTACTTCAGACACAAAACCGGAAACAGACTCTCCACCGTGGATTTGGTTGGGGGCGGCTGTTGGGGCGATCGCTCTATTTGGGGCAGGTCTGGGTTGGCAAGCCTATCGAACACAGCGGCTGAATTCCGCAGCTCATACCGAACCCTCTCAATCTTCTACCCCCACGAAGGTCAACCCTTAG
- a CDS encoding ABC transporter permease: MLKSIGQGLGNETSRLILRRLGEALITLLLASALSFAIMQLAPGNYLDNLKADPQISLERLQELERQFGLDKSPVEQYFRWLWQIIRYGNFGTSFVYQRSVASLLWERVPATLLLSVSSILLTWGLAIPLGIWAAVTQDRWSDRLLRVISYIGQGFPSFITALLLLFLAQSTPLFPVGGMTSLFYDDLPWWGKVLDIGWHLILPTIALTLTSFAGLQRLMRGNLLDVLRQNYIQTARAKGLPESRVIYVHALRNAVNPLITLLGFEFASLLSGAFIAEFFFNWPGLGRLILQAVTAQDIYVVMASLMMGAVMLIIGNLLADLLLKWADPRIR, from the coding sequence ATGCTCAAATCCATTGGCCAAGGCTTAGGGAATGAAACGAGCCGCCTGATTTTGCGACGCTTGGGGGAAGCCCTGATCACGCTGCTGTTGGCCTCGGCGTTGAGTTTTGCCATTATGCAGTTGGCACCGGGCAACTATCTGGACAATCTCAAGGCGGATCCCCAAATTTCCTTGGAACGCTTGCAGGAATTGGAGCGGCAATTTGGCCTCGACAAGTCGCCCGTGGAGCAATACTTTCGCTGGCTGTGGCAAATTATTCGCTATGGCAACTTCGGTACTAGTTTTGTCTATCAGCGATCGGTGGCATCGCTATTGTGGGAGCGGGTACCCGCCACCCTCCTGTTGTCCGTAAGTTCCATTCTGCTCACATGGGGATTAGCCATTCCCTTAGGTATTTGGGCAGCGGTGACCCAAGATCGTTGGAGCGATCGCCTGCTGCGGGTCATTAGTTACATTGGCCAAGGGTTTCCCAGCTTCATTACCGCCCTCTTGCTGCTCTTTCTTGCCCAAAGCACCCCTTTGTTTCCGGTGGGGGGCATGACCAGTTTGTTTTACGACGACCTCCCTTGGTGGGGCAAAGTTCTGGATATTGGCTGGCACCTGATTTTACCGACTATTGCCCTCACCCTCACCAGCTTTGCGGGTTTACAGCGGCTCATGCGCGGGAATTTACTAGATGTGCTGCGCCAAAACTACATTCAAACGGCACGAGCCAAGGGACTCCCGGAATCACGGGTGATCTACGTCCATGCCCTACGCAATGCGGTGAACCCCCTCATTACCCTGTTGGGTTTTGAATTTGCCAGCCTCCTCAGTGGTGCTTTTATTGCCGAATTTTTCTTTAACTGGCCGGGTCTAGGGCGCTTAATTTTACAGGCGGTAACTGCCCAAGATATTTATGTCGTCATGGCCAGCCTGATGATGGGGGCAGTGATGCTGATTATTGGCAACCTCCTTGCAGATTTACTGCTCAAATGGGCTGACCCCCGCATTCGGTAA